One part of the Glycine soja cultivar W05 chromosome 11, ASM419377v2, whole genome shotgun sequence genome encodes these proteins:
- the LOC114376818 gene encoding uncharacterized protein LOC114376818: protein MGGLLHFFEFNQGRMAKKVLARKRHHGGLEAPRNSLDLQVQTPQNYCPEGELPYNYQVKEEGRSEKNRYSNVGSMKKLINEELSKQSSTRQNAPSLVARLMGIDTMPLDTKYVVPSDRKISENMGKRSSVKGVNRRGSVSWGSSNFNSSSQMDFDSLYKDIGDDDDGWNQSFGELRPREHPQEEELQKFKKEFEAYQAARFLECSKVAEIGSAPRQLLAQENLNKEKMMHNDSVLHRAAAGKLADLDRHAFKTPPESYGSEYHGKVMELIPAMQRKTIPPRSRTLSRDFEESLMMKSCNKLDTSSSPTRIVILKPGPDSICNHEENLTISSGTIQGRNSIEDFLEEVKERLKCELQGKIVKKGSVVRGNGIETPYNEKPSDPKLIARHIVKQVRESVSRDTGTNLLHSESIGSYKSEMEFNGPSSPEFISRDTRRFLSERLRNVGRSEAHADIPEGKSSSLSLDNHKARLKQVGDANNWEISKEDTAIQTGSFRHELDENIFLHKELSPRNLVRSLSAPVSRSGTSFGKLLLEDRHILTGAQIRRKLEAVETMSVDVKKRKKDRFNIKERVSNFRYNLALRGRLFGRRVQSMVESHGNEFGPFVRDVTSGPTVLMNCGVRHENSTEVPPSPASVCSSVHEDFWRQTEYLSPISTPDVSSRDDNVVPQVFRDISSGLSELRRQLNQLESDGPEDLTMKQEPAESELDQLEDPAESYVRDLLVSSGLYFGSWDKSLLRGDTFAKPIGNSVYEEVEESHKKLVKENDEICIKDQNESKLDHKVLLDLLNEALSVVLGPPLTLSRFRRKLRNSSILPPSGKELLSLVWDVIRVSLYPPSDISTYSLDTLVAQHLGSIPWSGLINDEINILERDIECLITDDLVEELTKDMF, encoded by the exons ATGGGAGGCTTATTACACTTTTTTGAATTCAATCAAGGGAGGATGGCCAAGAAAGTCCTTGCTCGTAAGAGACATCATGGTG GCCTGGAAGCTCCTCGTAATAGTCTAGATCTGCAAGTACAAACACCTCAGAACTACTGTCCAGAAGGAGAATTACCA TACAATTATCAAGTAAAAGAAGAGGGAAGGTCTGAGAAAAACCGCTATTCAAATGTGGGTTCAATGAAAAAACTGATCAATGAGGAACTATCCAAACAATCAAGCACCAGACAAAATGCGCCAAGCCTTGTAGCAAGGTTGATGGGGATAGATACGATGCCATTAGACACTAAATATGTTGTTCCATCAGacagaaaaataagtgaaaacaTGGGGAAGAGGTCTTCAGTCAAAGGAGTGAATCGAAGGGGTTCAGTTAGTTGGGGTTCTTCCAACTTTAATTCTTCTAGTCAGATGGATTTTGATTCATTATATAAAGACAtaggtgatgatgatgatggatggAACCAGAGTTTTGGAGAACTAAGGCCACGGGAACATCCTCAGGAAGAGGAACTCCAAAAATTCAAGAAAGAGTTTGAAGCATACCAAGCAGCAAGGTTTCTGGAGTGTTCAAAGGTTGCTGAAATTGGCAGTGCTCCTAGACAATTGCTTGCTCAAGAAAACCTGAACAAGGAAAAGATGATGCATAACGATTCAGTTTTACACAGAGCGGCAGCAGGGAAGCTTGCAGATCTTGACAGGCATGCATTCAAAACGCCACCTGAAAGTTATGGTTCAGAATATCATGGTAAAGTGATGGAGTTAATCCCAGCTATGCAAAGGAAAACCATTCCTCCAAGGAGCAGAACACTAAGTAGAGACTTTGAGGAGTCCTTAATGATGAAATCTTGCAACAAATTAGACACGTCTTCTTCTCCCACTAGGATAGTTATCTTGAAGCCTGGTCCTGATAGCATTTGCAACCATGAAGAAAATTTGACCATATCATCAGGAACTATACAAGGGAGAAATAGTATAGAAGATTTTCTTGAAGAGGTGAAAGAGCGTTTGAAATGTGAACTGCAAGGGAAAATTGTCAAAAAAGGTTCTGTGGTTCGAGGGAATGGAATTGAGACACCTTACAATGAAAAGCCATCTGATCCTAAACTAATAGCCCGTCACATAGTAAAGCAAGTCAGAGAAAGTGTGAGTAGAGATACTGGCACAAATTTACTCCACTCAGAATCAATAGGATCATACAAAAGTGAAATGGAGTTCAATGGACCAAGCTCCCCAGAATTTATCAGCAGAGATACCAGGAGGTTCTTGTCAGAGAGGCTAAGAAATGTTGGGAGAAGTGAAGCACATGCTGACATTCCTGAGGGAAAATCAAGTTCACTTTCACTAGACAACCATAAAGCTAGACTAAAGCAAGTGGGGGATGCAAATAACTGGGAAATTTCCAAAGAGGACACAGCAATACAAACAGGATCTTTCAGGCATGAACTCGATGAGAATATATTTCTCCACAAGGAGTTATCACCAAGAAACCTTGTAAGATCCTTGTCTGCTCCTGTATCACGTTCAGGAACATCATTTGGTAAGCTTCTTCTAGAGGACCGCCACATTTTAACTGGTGCTCAGATTCGGAGGAAGCTTGAAGCTGTTGAAACTATGTCTGTTGATGTCAAGAAACGGAAAAAGGATAGATTTAATATTAAAGAAAGAGTCTCCAATTTTAGATATAACCTTGCTTTAAGAGGGAGGCTTTTTGGCAGAAGGGTTCAATCAATGGTAGAATCACATGGCAATGAATTTGGTCCCTTTGTGAGAGATGTCACAAGTGGACCAACAGTTCTCATGAACTGTGGTGTGAGGCAT GAGAACTCCACTGAGGTACCTCCTAGTCCTGCTTCTGTGTGCAGCAGTGTTCACGAAGACTTTTGGAGGCAAACTGAATATTTAAGTCCAATATCAACTCCTGATGTGTCTTCAAGAGACGATAATGTTGTGCCCCAGGTTTTCAGGGATATCAGCTCTGGTTTGAGTG AGCTAAGGAGACAACTCAATCAACTTGAATCTGATGGTCCTGAGGATTTGACTATGAAACAGGAGCCTGCTGAGTCTGAATTAGACCAATTAGAGGATCCAGCAGAATCTTACGTAAGAGATCTACTTGTTTCTTCTGGTCTGTACTTTGGTTCATGGGATAAATCTTTATTAAGAGGGGACACATTTGCAAAACCTATTGGCAACTCTGTTTATGAAGAAGTGGAAGAATCTCACAAGAAATTGGTCAAGGAAAATGATGAAATCTGTATCAAGGATCAGAATGAGAGTAAGCTAGACCACAAAGTTTTGCTTGATTTGTTAAATGAGGCACTTTCAGTTGTTCTTGGACCTCCTTTGACATTGTCTAGGTTCAGGAGGAAATTACGCAACTCTTCCATTTTGCCACCTTCTGGAAAGGAACTGTTGAGCTTAGTGTGGGACGTTATCCGTGTTTCTTTATATCCTCCATCTGACATATCTACTTATTCACTTGATACTTTGGTGGCTCAACACCTAGGATCCATCCCTTGGTCTGGATTAATAAATGATGagatcaatattttggaaagaGATATAGAATGTCTAATAACTGATGATCTGGTTGAAGAACTCACAAAGGATATGTTCTAA
- the LOC114374349 gene encoding uncharacterized protein LOC114374349, whose product MVIFSISNARYTYVHDQKYPSKDVDIHHIVSRRSNAKYLVYATALLVLACALYLYVLKGKSISFVYYSLLFDIFLVKLLLGKPVKKESVVIMPAFGVQLETHYVSGKVIRYFVPIDNILKPVLIECVTPVTCYWTLSLIIRGESEMVLVFKNLRPPVKMLVHVWKALCAATDSKEETCTHAE is encoded by the exons aTGGTCATATTCTCAATAAGTAATGCCAGATATACTTATGTGCATGATCAGAAATATCCCTCTAAAGATGTTGACATACACCATATAGTTTCAAGGAGGAGTAATGCTAAATATCTCGTGTATGCCACAGCACTTCTTGTATTAGCATGTGCCTTGTATCTGTATGTTCTTAAG GGAAAATCAATTAGTTTTGTGTATTACAGCTTGCTTTTTGACATATTTCTTGTCAAGTTGTTACTTGGGAAGCCTGTTAAGAAAG AGTCTGTTGTGATTATGCCAGCTTTTGGAGTACAGCTTGAGACTCATTATGTGAG TGGAAAAGTCATCCGATACTTTGTTCCCATTGACAATATTCTGAAACCTGTTCTAATAGAATGTGTGACTCCAGTGACTTGCTATTGGACTCTATCGTTGATTATTCGTGGTGAATCAGAAATGGTGTTAGTTTTCAAG AACTTACGCCCACCAGTGAAAATGTTGGTCCATGTCTGGAAGGCCCTGTGTGCTGCAACTGATAGTAAAGAAGAGACCTGTACTCATGCAGAATGA
- the LOC114374829 gene encoding probable small nuclear ribonucleoprotein G: protein MSRSGQPPDLKKYMDKKLQIKLNGNRMIVGTLRGFDQFMNLVVDNTVEVNGNEKNDIGMVVIRGNSVVTVEALEPVNRA, encoded by the exons ATGAGCAGGTCAGGCCAACCACCGGATTTGAAGAA GTACATGGACAAGAAGCTTCAGA TTAAACTGAATGGAAATCGCATGATTGTTGGCACTCTCCGTGGCTTTGACCAGTTTATGAATTTAGTTGTTGACAACACTGTGGAAGTGAATGGCAATGAGAAAAATGACATAGGGATGGTG GTAATCAGAGGAAATAGTGTGGTCACTGTTGAGGCGCTTGAACCCGTGAACAGGGCCTGA